The Coregonus clupeaformis isolate EN_2021a chromosome 26, ASM2061545v1, whole genome shotgun sequence genome window below encodes:
- the LOC121540217 gene encoding polymeric immunoglobulin receptor: MVSLYLLILVFVHGPSGCNSLWTVTKSTAKSGGAITIPCHYHHMFRDHAKYWCKGRSWPLCTVMASTDQRWSRGGMSITDIPEELVFTVTMRNLQETDTNRYWCALKVGGIGKPDVKVSLDLTVTQDSPDLSVVDELVSGEEGGSVSVQCLYSDTLRGKEKKWCRSGDRHSCQTQTDTSQNASAVISDDKRGVFNVTMRELEKKDAGWYWCSVGDLQAAVHINVTQRPTTHRNTAEAVTTPTLPMLHSAFSTFADSTAISASKTNPSATVDSALTTSSYGSATPYPSVSVPYITIHSSTLTSSLTTVQPTCCPSTESTTTNKKIRNMPWHAPILIVLAMVMLVIVVMATVNIYRSSKNNIRLVEGEMTELVINQDQ; the protein is encoded by the exons ATGGTTTCTCTTTATCTTCTCATCCTTGTCTTCGTCCATGGGCCATCAG GTTGCAACAGCCTGTGGACGGTGACAAAAAGTACTGCAAAGAGTGGCGGAGCCATCACGATCCCCTGTCACTACCACCACATGTTCAGAGACCATGCCAAATACTGGTGTAAGGGCAGATCCTGGCCTTTATGTACAGTGATGGCAAGCACCGACCAAAGGTGGAGCAGAGGAGGCATGTCAATCACAGACATCCCAGAGGAGCTGGTCTTCACTGTGACCATGAGGAACCTGCAGGAGACTGACACCAACAGGTACTGGTGTGCTCTGAAAGTGGGTGGGATAGGCAAGCCGGATGTCAAAGTATCCCTGGACCTCACAGTCACCCAAG ACTCTCCTGATCTGTCAGTGGTTGATGAGCTGGTATCTGGTGAGGAGGGGGGCAGTGTCAGTGTACAGTGTCTCTACAGTGACACACTCAGAGGCAAAGAGAAGAAGTGGTGCAGGAGTGGGGACCGTCATTCCTGTCAGACACAGACAGATACTAGCCAGAATGCATCTGCTGTGATCAGTGATGACAAGAGGGGAGTGTTCAATGTGACAATGAGGGAACTAGAGAAGAAAGATGCAGGCTGGTATTGGTGCTCTGTTGGAGACCTACAGGCTGCAGTTCATATCAACGTCACCCAGAGACCCACAACACACAGGAACACTGCAG AAGCAGTGACTACTCCAACTCTGCCCATGTTACACTCAGCATTCTCCACATTCGCAGACTCCACAGCTATCTCTGCTTCAAAGACAAACCCTTCCGCAACAGTAGACTCTGCTCTGACAACATCCTCATATGGCTCTGCAACTCCATATCCATCTGTCTCAGTTCCATACATCACAATCCATTCTTCCACACTGACTTCTTCACTAACAACAGTACAACCTACATGCTGTCCTTCCACTGAATCTACAACTACTAACAAGAAAATCAG AAACATGCCCTGGCATGCTCCTATTCTCATTGTGTTGGCcatggtgatgttggttattGTTGTTATGGCTACAGTGAACATCTATAGATCTTCTAAGAATA ATATCAGACTTGTGGAAGGAGAGATGACTGAGCTGGTGATAAATCAAGATCAATAA
- the LOC121540214 gene encoding zinc finger and SCAN domain-containing protein 2-like, which yields MGDVKELDHSLHWSEVKEEAEECQISAMPLGVETSQVLKKEDTDGQDPSFDTVSDIHGVTEQERGHKGKVLPSPVPVKEEETCSLLPVNEEEVALITVKEEENEDWLKSEDEDVVKVSVPWEPLETSPSSSSSCSDTDDTEDSEMESDNVRDCENHEHDVSVGLKIEDCSRTSLDPGTTPGDSKGVSSFYPCPQCALGFTIERFFHGHLKRDHPKDYIAMLKSGEIIAKKENSVQLTPATCPQCGKSFYNKYVMQTHQRTHTGEKPYHCVDCGKSYVCAESLKTHRRTHTGERPYKCFECGKGFGERSQRIRHEMIHTGRPYKCSQCDKCFCFSRDFKRHQLTHKKTHTGHRPYNVHRCKKSSGQLEALKAHQKTHKGEKPYQCSV from the exons ATGGGAGATGTGAAAGAATTG GATCACTCATTGCATTGGAGTGAGGTTAAAGAGGAGGCTGAAGAATGTCAGATTTCAGCTATGCCATTAGGAGTTGAAACGTCCCAggttttaaaaaaagaagacactgATGGACAAGATCCCTCCTTTGACACAGTTTCAGACATCCATGGAGTCACAGAGCAAGAGCGTGGACATAAAGGCAAG GTGCTGCCTTCACCAGTCCCAGTCAAAGAGGAGGAAACATGCTCCCTTCTGCCAGTAAATGAAGAGGAAGTTGCCTTAATTACAGTGAAGGAAGAAGAGAATGAAGACTGGTTGAAGTCAGAAGATGAGGATGTTGTGAAGGTGTCAGTGCCTTGGGAACCATTGGAAACAtcgccatcatcatcatcatcatgctcAGATACAGATGATACAGAGGACAGTGAGATGGAAAGTGATAATGTGCGG GACTGTGAAAACCATGAGCATGACGTTTCAGTAGGATTGAAGATTGAAGATTGCAGCAGGACATCATTGGATCCAGGGACGACACCAG GTGACTCTAAAGGGGTGTCCTCCTTCTATCCATGCCCCCAATGTGCGCTCGGCTTCACCATAGAACGCTTTTTCCACGGGCACCTCAAGAGGGACCACCCCAAAGACTACATTGCAATGTTGAAGTCTGGGGAAATCATAGCAAAAAAAGAAAACAGTGTACAGCTGACCCCAGCCACCTGCCCACAATGTGGCAAAAGCTTCTACAATAAATATGTTATGCAAACGCATCAGAGGactcacacaggggagaaaccctatcACTGTGTAGACTGTGGGAAGAGCTACGTCTGCGCTGAATCACTTAAAACACACAGAAGGACTCACACTGGGGAGAGACCATATAAATGCTTTGAGTGTGGGAAAGGATTTGGAGAACGATCCCAACGGATTAGACATGAAATGATCCACACAGGAAGACCATATAAATGCTCTCAgtgtgacaaatgtttttgctTTTCCAGAGACTTTAAGAGACATCAGTTGACACATAAGAAGACCCACACTGGACATAGACCCTATAATGTCCACAGGTGCAAGAAGTCCTCTGGCCAGCTGGAAGCTCTCAAAGCACACCAGAAAACACACAAAGGAGAAAAGCCTTATCAGTGCTCTGTGTGA